The DNA region GGCTCGGGCGGTGGCTTAGCTCTCGCGGACGGCGTAGGAGCCGAGGGCACCCTCCAATCGGTCGAAGGCCTGGGCGGCGGAGGGGCGTACCGCGGCGGCGATGGCGGCCTGCTCCTCGCCGGCCAGGGTGCGGCGGAAGACTTCGGCGAACACCGCCCGGTCGACGGCGGCGAGCAGGGCGGCGGCGACCCGGCTCTCGAAGTCGACGTCCTGGGAATCGTCCGGAGCGGCGCGCACGGCCTCGGACAGCGCTTCGGCGAGTGCGGTCTCGCTCTGCTCGTGCAGCTCGCGCAGCCGGGCGCCGAGGGCGGGGCTCTCGGCGACGGTGCGGGCGAAGTCCGGGCCGGAGAAGCCGAGTCGCGGATCGTGCCGGTCCAGTCCGGTCAGGCAGTCGCGGCGCAGCGCGGCGAGGGCGGACTCGCCGGGGGCGCGCTCGGCGACGGCGCGCGGGAGTCGGGCGACGAGCTCCTCGTGCAGGTCGAAGAAGAGGTCCTCCTTGCGTGGGAAGTGGTTGGTGACGGTCATCTTGGCGACCCCGGCGGCGGCCGCCACCTCGGCGATCGTCGTCCGGTCGAAGCCGCGCTCGATGAAGAGCCTGGTCGCGGCGTGCGAGATCGCCTCGCGGGTGCGGCGCTTGTTGAGCTCGCGCAGGTTCGGAGTGGTGCCGGTGTCGGTCATGGTGCGAGCCTAGCGCAGTTCGCTGGGTCGAGCACAGAAATTATGCTTGACCTAATCACTGGGTCGGTCCTAAGTTCTTTCCGGGTGGTCGGAACGGCCGCCGTGAGGGACGACTCAGGGGAGGGCGCACGACCATGTCGGTCACCACGAAGAGCAGGTCGGGAGCGGCGCGAGCGGCGCGGCCGGAGCCCTTGCCACCGGGCCTGCTGAAGATGGGCGTGGTGCTCGCGCTGGGCCCGATCCTGGCCCTGCTGGACACCACGATCGTCAACGTCGGCATCGACTCCGTCGCCCGCGATCTGCACAGCTCGATGGCGGCGGTGCAGTGGGTGGCCACGGGGTACCTGCTGGCGATTTCGCTGACCATGCCGCTCTCGGGCTGGGCCGCCGGCCGGTTCGGGGCCCGGCGGGCGTGGCTCGGCTCGGTCGTGCTGTTCGTGCTCGGATCCGCACTGTGCGGACTGGCCTGGTCGACGGGCAGTCTGATCGTCTTCCGGGTGCTGCAGGGCATCGGCGGCGGCCTGATCCAGCCGCTCGGGCAGACGATCATGGTGCAGGCGGCCGGGCCGTCCCGGATCGGCCGGGTGATGGGCACCCTGCTGCTCCCGATCAGCCTGGCCCCGGTCCTGGGGCCGATCCTCGGCGGGCTGGTGCTGGAGCACCTGAACTGGCGCTGGATGTTCCTGCTGAACGTGCCGGTGGGGCTCCTGACGGTGCTGTTGGCGGCCCGCTGGCTCCCGGCCGAGGCCCGGTCCGAACTCCCGAGGCCCCGGCTGGACGTGACCGGCCTGGTGCTGCTGTCGCCCGGCCTGACCGCACTGGTCTACGGGCTCTCCACGGTCGGTGAGGGCGGTGCGGCCGGCCCGGTGGCGGTCGGGGCGGGGGCAGTGCTGCTGGCGGCCTATGGGTGGCACGCGCTGCGGGTGGGGCGCCGCGGGGGCCGGGTTCCGCTGATCGACCTGCGGCTGTTCGCCCGGCGGGGCTTCGCGGTGGCGACGGCGAACAGCTTCCTGCAGGGAGCCGTGCTGTACAGCTCGATGTTCCTGGTGCCGCTCTACTACCAGCAGGTGGAGCGCACCGGAGCGGTGGCGGCCGGGCTGCTGCTCGCGCCCCAGGCGCTCGGCACGGCGGTCACCTCGCTGCTGTCCAGCCGAATAGCCGACCGCTTCGCGCCGCGCCCGCTGATCCTGGTCGGCATCGGCTGCTCGCTGCTCGGCACCTTCGCCTTCACCCAGCTGGGTCGCGGTTCCGGCCCGGCCGACTGGCTGGTCGTCGGCTCGCTGGTGCTGCGCGGGGCGGGCATGGGGATCATCGTGATCCCCGGGATGGCGGCGGTGTACGGGAGCGTCGAGAAGGGCCAGGTGCCGGCGGCCGCCGGTGCGGTCAACGTCCTCAATCGGCTGGGCGGTGCGCTCGGTACGGCGGTGTTGACGCTGATCCTCCGGCAGGCCCAGGCGGGGCACCCGGGCCATCCCGGCGCGGCCTTCGGCGCGACCTTCTGGTGGGTGCTGGCCCTGTCGGCGCTCTCGATCGCACCGGCCCTGCTCTACCCGGGCTCCGCCCGTACCGCGGACTGACCGGCCGCCGGTCCGTGATCATCCATCAGCTCTCCGCCCGGCCGCCCCCCGCCCTGATCCGTTTCGACCTGGAGGTACCCGTGTTCACCAAGCACTCCGGCGGCCTGCGGCTGCTCACCGTCCACGCCCACCCCGACGACGAATCCAGCAAGGGCGCGGCCACCCTCGCCCGGTACGCGGCCGAGGGAGTGGACGTCCTGGTCGCGACCTGTACCGGTGGCGAACGCGGTTCGGTGCTCAACCCGGCGCTGGACCGGCCCGAGGTCCGCGCCGGCCTCGCCCGGATCCGGCGGGAGGAGATGGCCGCCGCGCGTGAAATCCTCGGTGTGCGGCAGCAGTTCCTCGGCTTCGTCGACTCCGGGATGCCGGGCCCGGACGAACCGCTGCCGGAGGGCTGCTTCGCCGCCCAGCCGGTGGAGGTCGCGGCGGCACCGCTGGTCGCGCTGATCCGGGAGTTCCGTCCGCACGTCGTGATCACCTACGACGAGACGGGCGGGTATCCGCACCCGGACCACGTGATGACCCACAAGGTCGCCGTCGAGGCCTTCGAGGCCGCCGCCGACCCGAAGCGTCATCCCGAGGCGGGCGAGCCCTGGCAGGCGGCGAAGCTCTACTACCACCTGGCGCTCTCCCGGGCCTGGTTCCAGACGCTGCACGACGCCATGACGGAGCGCGGAGTCCCCTCGGCGATGGGGGACCTGCTCGCCGACTGGCCCGACACCCCGCCCGCTCTCGCGACCACCACCCGGATCGCCTGCGCCGAGCAGTTCGCCGTACGGGACGCGGCGATGCTGGCCCACGCCACTCAGGTCCAGCCCGGCGTCGCGTTCATGGCCCACCCACGGGACATCGAGCGCGAGGTCTGGCCGACGGAGGAGTACCACCTGGCGCAGAGCTTCGTGCCCGGCCCCGGTCCCGGCAGCCCGGCCGGTGTGGTCGAGAACGACCTGTTCACGGGGGTGTGGGTGTAGGAAGGGACTTGAGCCGGGCGTTCGAACCGGGCAGGTTGATCTCATGACGAACCCGCAGACTGCCCCCGACGAGCAGAAGCCCCCGACCGGTCAGGAGCCGCGCCTCCGTACCCACGGCTGGACGTCAGGTCCGCCGATCTCCGAGTTCCCGCACCTCACCGGAGAGGAGATCCTGCTGGAATGGATCGCCGGGCGGATCCCCGAGCCCTCGATCTGCAGCACCATGGGCTTCCACCTCACCGAGGTGAAGGCCGGAACGGCGGTGTTCGAGGGGGAGGTGGGGGACCACCTCTTCAACCCGATGAACACCGTGCACGGCGGGTACCTGGCCACCCTGCTCGACTCGGCGCTCGGCTGTGCCGTGCTGAGCAGGTTGCCGGCCGGGGTCGGGTACACCACCACCCAACTGAACGTCCACATGCTGCGCCCGCTCTTCGCCGACTCGGAGCTGCTGCGCTGTGAGGGCGTGGTGCTGCACGTGGGGCGGACGATGGCGACGGCGGAGGCCAGGGTGGTCGGCGCGGAGAGCGGCAAGCTCTACGCGCACGCCACCACCACCTGCGCGATCCTGAGGCCCCGCCCGGCGGCCTGACCGTACCGCTTTGAGGCTCGGACAGCCGCTGCCGCTGCTTCGGCAAGTGCGCGGGCCCCGGCTGCCGAGGCAGCCGGGGCCCGACCCGAAGACCCGCGTGATCAGGGCGCCGGGACGCTCAGAGCGCCGCCAGCACCCCGCAGAGCGCAAGAAGGCCGCAGATCCCGAAGTTGACCAGCTTGTGCGAGAGGAAGATCGCTGCGAACTCGCGGATGGTCGCGCTCGGCCAGTAGTACCGGGCGGTGGGCGAGCCGAAGACGTGTCCGTTGACGCCCGTCTTGCGGGCGATCAGCGCGGCCCGGAAGGCGTGGAAGTTGTTGGTCACCACGACGCAGCGGTAGTCGGGCTTGGCCCGCTCCATGATGGCCCTGCTGAAGAGCAGGTTCTCCTCGGTGGTGCGCGAGCGGTCCTCCCGCTCGATGCGCTCGGCCGGGAAGCCGCGTTCGATCAGGTAATCGGCCATCGCGTCGGACTCCGGCAGCTTCTCGTCCGGGCCCTGGCCGCCCGAGGTGATCAGCACCGGTGGGTTGCCGCGCGCGGCCTGCTGCTCGTACACCTCGCGGCCCCGGTTGAGCCGGCTGGCCAGCAGCGGCGGGACACGCTCGCCGCCGATCAGGCCGGACCCGAGGACGACCACGAAGTCCACGTCCCGGCGCGGCCGGTGGCGACCGTACAGGAAGGCGTAGCCGACGAAGCAGACGAACAGGAAGGAGATGTAGCCGACCACCAGGACGGCGGTGCCCGCCAGGATGGCGAGCCGCGGTGAGCGGGTGGCGAGGGCGGCGAACAGCAGCGCGATGACCGCGATGATGCCCAGCCCGGCGAGCAGGGAGAGCAGGTTGGCCGGGCGTCGGCCCTCCTTGCGGATCATGGTCACGCCGTTGGCGAGCAGGAACCAGACCAGGGCCACCGTTCCGACGGTCGGCAGCAGGACGATCGCCACCGCCGCGAGCTCCGCCACCAGCGTGGGCGCCCTGCGGAGTTCGGCGAGCAGGGCGAGGGCTAGCTGTATTGACCCGCAGGGTTGTTGACGCGGCTGATCGGGGGTTGTCCTCCGAGTGCGGTGTGGCAGCGATGGTAGTTGTAGCGGTGGAGGAAGTCGGGCAGCGCTTCGGCTCGTTCCTGGTTGCTGGTGTAGGGGCGCTGGTAGGCCCACTCGTCGAGCAGGGTGCGGTTGAAGCGTTCGACCTTGCCGTTGGTCTGCGGGCGGTAGGGGCGGGTGCGCTTGTGGGCGATGCCCGATGCCCGCAGGGTGTCGCGCCACAGGTGCGACTTGTAGCAGGAACCGTTGTCGGTCAGGACGCGTTCGACGGTGATGCCCAGGCTGGCGAAGAAGTCCTGGGCCCGCTGCCAGAACCCGACCGCGGTCTCCTTGCGTTCGTCGGGAAGGATCTCGCTGTAGGCCAGGCGGGTGTGGTCGTCGACGGCGGTGTGGATGTGGCTGTAGCCGATCTTCGGTGTCCCGCTCGGGGTCCGCAGGCCGGTGGTGGCGTGGCGGTTGCTCTCGCCGGCCTGGCGGTCCATGACGCGGTGGCCGCCGCCGTCGGGGATGTTGCCGAGCTTCTTGATGTCGACGTGGACCAGTTCGCCGGGGCGCTCGCGTTCGTACCGGCGGATGACCTGTCCGGTGGGCCGGTCCATCCACCGCAGCCGGTTCAGGCCGTGCCGGGTGAGGATCCGGTGAACCGTGGAGGCGGGCAGGCCGATGATCGGCCCGATCCGGGCGGGGCCTAGCTTGCGCTCCCGTCGCAGGTCGCAGATCCGGGCCTCGATCGCGTCCGGGGTGCGGTGCGGGGTGGTGTGCGGCCTGCTGGGGCGGTCGTGCAGGCCTGCCTCGCCCTCCGCGCGCCACCGTCGGACCCACTTGTGTGCGGTGGTGCGGGAGATTCCCATCTCGGCAGCCACGTGCGCGACCGGCCGTCCCGCTCGGACGCGCTCGACGAGGAGCCGCCTGCCGTGCACGGTCAGGCGGGCGTTACGGTGGGACACGAAGACCTCCGGTGCGGTGCGGTCCTAGACAGCTCCACCACACCGGAGGTCTTCACTTTTGATCAAGCCCTGCCACTGTCAACAACGCTCGTGGTCAATACAGCTAGCAGCGAGACGGCGATGCCGAGCAGGACGGCGTTGCTGAACCGACGGCGGTCGCGCAGCACCCCGATCCCACACAGCAGGAAGAACAGGGCAGCCGGGGCATAAGCGAGCATGGGTCGTATCGTAGGGGCAGCGGACTTGAAGATCATCTGTACGAACGGCCCGGTCGCCCCAAGGGCATTGGTTCCTCAGGCGAAGCGTTCGACGGCGGCGAGGAGGGCCTCCGTCATCTTCGGACTGCCGGTGTGCCCGGCTTCGTCGATCACCGTCAGCCGTGCGTCCGGCCAGGCCTTGGCCAGTTGCCAGGCGGTGTCGAGCGGTCCGCCGAGGTCGAGCCGACCGTGGATCAGTTCGCCCGGGATCCCCGCCAGTCGCCCGGCGTCGCGCAGCAGTTGGCCGTCCTCGAGGAAGGCCTGGTGCGAGAAGTAGTGCGCGGTGATCCGGGTGAAGGCCATCAGGGCGTCGGCGGGGCGGTCGGAGTAGGCGTTCGGCTTGCCCAGCACCTCGTGCGAGATGACCGCGTCCTCCCAGGTGGCCCAGGCCCGGGCAGCAGCCCGACGGACGCTCTCCTCCGGGCTGTTGAGCTGCCGGCTGTAGGCGGCGAGCAGGCCGGACACGTCGCCGTCCCAGTCGGCCGCGGGGAGGAAGTCGCGGAACTCCTCCCACGGGCCCGGCAGGAAACGACCGACGCCCTGGTAGAGCCATTCGGTCTCCTCCGGGCGGGTCATGGTCACCCCGCAGATCACGATCGCGGAGACCCGTTCGGGGTGGGCCTGGGCGTAGGCCAGGATCAGCGTGGATCCCCAGGAGCCGCCGTACAGCAGCCACTTGTCGATGCCCAGGTGCTCGCGCAGCCGCTCCAGGTCGGCGACCAGGTGTGCGGTGGTGTTGTGTTCCAGCCCGGTCGACGGGTCGGCGGCGTGCGGCAGGCTGCGCCCGCAGCCGCGCTGGTCGTACTGGACGACGCGGTAGCGCTGCGGGTCGAAGTACCGCCGTGAGCCCGGGTTGTGGCCCGAGCCCGGCCCGCCGTGAACCACCACGGCGGGCTTTCCGGCCGGGTCACCGGAGGTGTTCCAGTGGATCCGCTGCCCGTCGCCGACGTCCAACAGGCCCTGCGCGTACGGCTCGTCGTGGTGGTAGGGCTGCTTGGACACCGGTAACTCCTCCATGGACGTTCGGACGGGGCGCCGGGTGAGCTTACCCGCCGTCAGATCCGCGGGTGGAGCACCTGGGCCAGGACGAAGGCGGCCGCCAGCGAACCCGTGGTGAGGGCGAGGAGCCCGAAGCCGCCGACGACTTCGAGCACCAGTCCGCCGAGGCGGCCCGCCGACGTGCGGGCGGGCGCCGCCGAGCAGCCCGACCTGGCCGCCGGGGACGGGCGTCGGACCCCGGGTTGCTGCCCGACCGGCTCCTGTGTCGTTCGTAGCCGACCGCCGCGGTGATGCCGCAGGTCAGCGCCGCTCCGGCGGCAGCAGGGCGGCCAGGCCGTCGAGGACGCGGTTGAGGCAGAAGTCGAAGCGGGCGTCCATGTCCGGTCCGGTGAGGTGGTCGGCGAGCTGGGAGAGGTTGGGGTACTGGTCCGTGGGCAGGCCGCGGAAGAGGTCCCCGGCGGCGTCGGCGACGTCCCGGCGGCTGGTGCCGAGCACCTCGGCGGCCGAGATCGGTGACTGCTCCTGGAGTACGAAGCCCTGCACGAAGGCGCCCAGCAGGTAGCTGGCCATGGCCGTGTCGGCGTCGGAGAACCCGGCCGTGCGGAGCCGGTCGAGCTGGTCCTCCATCAGGTTGAGCAGGCACGGTCCCGGGGCGAGGCGGCCGGCCACGACCCTGGCGGCGTCGCGGTTGTCGAGCAGCAGCCGGCGGTAGCTGGCGGAGTACGCGTACAGCTCGGCCCGCCAGTCGTCCTGGCGCGGCGGGGGTTCGGCCGAGGCGAGGATCGCGTCGCTGAGCAGATCGAGCAGTTCCTGTTTGTTGCGGACGTGCCAGTACAGCGAGGCGGCCTTGACGCCGACCTCGGCGGCGACCTTGCGCATCGACAGTCCGTCCAGGCCGTCCCGCTCCAGCACGCGCAGCGCGGCCTGGGTGAGGGCCTCGCGGGTGAGGGCGGGGGTCGCGTCTTCGTTCTCCGGCATGGCTGTGCGGACGCCTCCAGCGGTCGGGCGGTTCTGTTCGGGTTCGGTTCGGGTTCGGTTCGGCGGACCGGTTCGGTGTGGCGGGTCAAGGGGGTGGCGGACTGACGGTGTGGCGGGTCAACAGTGCCACGAGCTTCCGGCGGATGAATCCGCAGGTCGGGAATATGACTTGCGAACTAACAGCGTTAGGGGCAGTCTGTGCGTGCCGGATCGGGCCCTAACACCGTTAGGGATGAGAAATCGGGAGGGATCTCCATGCAGGAGCCGAGTACGCGCCGCAGGAAACAGCTGGCGCTGCTGACGCTTTGTGTAGCCATGTTCATGGCCATGCTGGACAACGTCGTCGTCAATGTGGCCCTGCCCCGGATCGGGCAGGACCTGGACTCCGGGATCAGCGGACTCCAGTGGGTCGCCGAGGGCTACAGCCTGGTCTACGCCGCACTCGTGCTGACCGGCGGCGCGCTCGGTGACCGCCACGGCCGCACCCGGATGTTCGTGCTGGGCCTCGGCCTGTTCACGGTCGGCTCCGCCGTGGCCGCGCTCGCCGGGACGATCGGGGTGCTGGTCACCGGCCGGATGGTCCAGGGAGTGGGAGCCGCGCTGCTCACCCCGGGCAGCCTGACCCTGCTGGGGCACGTGTTCACCGACGAGCGCGAGCGCGCCAGGGCGATCGGCATCTGGTCCGGGGTGTCCGCGCTCGGCCTGTCGATCGGCCCGGTGATCGGCGGCCCGATGGTCGAGCACCTCGGCTGGTCCAGCGTGTTCTGGATCAACGTGCCGATCGGGGTGGCCGGGGTGCTGCTCGCCGCCAAGGTCCTGCCGCAGATCCCGTCGCGCGCCCGGCGGATCGACTTCGGCGGGTTCGCGCTCTCGGCGGCCGGCCTCGGCCTGCTGGTCTACGCCCTGATCGAGGGCCCTTCGCGCGGCTGGACCGACCCCCGGGTGATCGGCGGCGGCGCCCTCGCCGTCGTCCTGCTGGTCGTCTTCCTACTGCTGGAACTGCGCCTGGCCGAGCCGATGCTGGAGCTGCGGCTGTTCCGGGACGGCGTGTTGAGGGGCGCCCTGTTCAGCGCGTTCATGGTCAGCTTCGGGATGTTCGGGGCCCTGTTCTTCCTGCCGCTGATGATGCAGGGCGTGCTCGGCTGGTCCCCGTCCGGTGCGGCCTACGGCGGCCTGCCGATGACCGCGATGCTGGTGGTCGCGGGCCCGCTGTCCGGTCGGCTCGCCGCCCGGTACGGGCCCCGGCTGCCGATGGTGCTCGGTCTCGCGCTCTGCGCGGCCGGCCTCGGCGGGCTGTCGCTGTACGGTGAGCACGCCCGCTACCTCGAGTACCTCTGGACGCTGTTCACCCTGGGCTTCGGCATGGGCCTGACCTTCACCCCGATCTCGATCGCGGTGCTCCACCGGGTCGCTCCCGCGCAGACCGGGATGGCCTCGGCGACCATCAACACCCTGCGCGAACTCGGCGGCGTGCTCGGGATCGCGGTGCTCGGCGCCGTCCTGACCAACCGGTTGACGGAGCAGTTGACCGCGGCCCTGCACCGGCTCGGCGTCCCGGCGGAGGCCGTCGGGACGATCGCGGACGCGCCCACCGGCGCGGCGCACGGCGGTGGCGCCGCGGCCGGAGCGATGCCCACGCCGGTCCAGCAGGCGGTGGACGGCGCCTTCGTCGACGGCATCCACCTCGCGCTGCGCTGCGGCTCGGTCGCGCTCGCCGTCACCGCCGTGCTGGTCGCCGTGCTGCTCGGCCGGGCCCGCCCGCTCGCCCCGGCGGCTTCCGGCGAACCGCAGCAGGAGGAACTGGCCGGGGGCCGCTTCGCCTGAGCGGTGCCGAGTCGATGCCGTGCCGACGCCGTGCCGTGCCGACGCCGTGCCG from Kitasatospora cathayae includes:
- a CDS encoding PaaI family thioesterase, whose amino-acid sequence is MTNPQTAPDEQKPPTGQEPRLRTHGWTSGPPISEFPHLTGEEILLEWIAGRIPEPSICSTMGFHLTEVKAGTAVFEGEVGDHLFNPMNTVHGGYLATLLDSALGCAVLSRLPAGVGYTTTQLNVHMLRPLFADSELLRCEGVVLHVGRTMATAEARVVGAESGKLYAHATTTCAILRPRPAA
- a CDS encoding TetR/AcrR family transcriptional regulator C-terminal domain-containing protein translates to MPENEDATPALTREALTQAALRVLERDGLDGLSMRKVAAEVGVKAASLYWHVRNKQELLDLLSDAILASAEPPPRQDDWRAELYAYSASYRRLLLDNRDAARVVAGRLAPGPCLLNLMEDQLDRLRTAGFSDADTAMASYLLGAFVQGFVLQEQSPISAAEVLGTSRRDVADAAGDLFRGLPTDQYPNLSQLADHLTGPDMDARFDFCLNRVLDGLAALLPPERR
- a CDS encoding TetR/AcrR family transcriptional regulator; this encodes MTDTGTTPNLRELNKRRTREAISHAATRLFIERGFDRTTIAEVAAAAGVAKMTVTNHFPRKEDLFFDLHEELVARLPRAVAERAPGESALAALRRDCLTGLDRHDPRLGFSGPDFARTVAESPALGARLRELHEQSETALAEALSEAVRAAPDDSQDVDFESRVAAALLAAVDRAVFAEVFRRTLAGEEQAAIAAAVRPSAAQAFDRLEGALGSYAVRES
- a CDS encoding IS481 family transposase gives rise to the protein MSHRNARLTVHGRRLLVERVRAGRPVAHVAAEMGISRTTAHKWVRRWRAEGEAGLHDRPSRPHTTPHRTPDAIEARICDLRRERKLGPARIGPIIGLPASTVHRILTRHGLNRLRWMDRPTGQVIRRYERERPGELVHVDIKKLGNIPDGGGHRVMDRQAGESNRHATTGLRTPSGTPKIGYSHIHTAVDDHTRLAYSEILPDERKETAVGFWQRAQDFFASLGITVERVLTDNGSCYKSHLWRDTLRASGIAHKRTRPYRPQTNGKVERFNRTLLDEWAYQRPYTSNQERAEALPDFLHRYNYHRCHTALGGQPPISRVNNPAGQYS
- the mca gene encoding mycothiol conjugate amidase Mca, translated to MRLLTVHAHPDDESSKGAATLARYAAEGVDVLVATCTGGERGSVLNPALDRPEVRAGLARIRREEMAAAREILGVRQQFLGFVDSGMPGPDEPLPEGCFAAQPVEVAAAPLVALIREFRPHVVITYDETGGYPHPDHVMTHKVAVEAFEAAADPKRHPEAGEPWQAAKLYYHLALSRAWFQTLHDAMTERGVPSAMGDLLADWPDTPPALATTTRIACAEQFAVRDAAMLAHATQVQPGVAFMAHPRDIEREVWPTEEYHLAQSFVPGPGPGSPAGVVENDLFTGVWV
- a CDS encoding YdcF family protein — protein: MAELAAVAIVLLPTVGTVALVWFLLANGVTMIRKEGRRPANLLSLLAGLGIIAVIALLFAALATRSPRLAILAGTAVLVVGYISFLFVCFVGYAFLYGRHRPRRDVDFVVVLGSGLIGGERVPPLLASRLNRGREVYEQQAARGNPPVLITSGGQGPDEKLPESDAMADYLIERGFPAERIEREDRSRTTEENLLFSRAIMERAKPDYRCVVVTNNFHAFRAALIARKTGVNGHVFGSPTARYYWPSATIREFAAIFLSHKLVNFGICGLLALCGVLAAL
- a CDS encoding MDR family MFS transporter encodes the protein MSVTTKSRSGAARAARPEPLPPGLLKMGVVLALGPILALLDTTIVNVGIDSVARDLHSSMAAVQWVATGYLLAISLTMPLSGWAAGRFGARRAWLGSVVLFVLGSALCGLAWSTGSLIVFRVLQGIGGGLIQPLGQTIMVQAAGPSRIGRVMGTLLLPISLAPVLGPILGGLVLEHLNWRWMFLLNVPVGLLTVLLAARWLPAEARSELPRPRLDVTGLVLLSPGLTALVYGLSTVGEGGAAGPVAVGAGAVLLAAYGWHALRVGRRGGRVPLIDLRLFARRGFAVATANSFLQGAVLYSSMFLVPLYYQQVERTGAVAAGLLLAPQALGTAVTSLLSSRIADRFAPRPLILVGIGCSLLGTFAFTQLGRGSGPADWLVVGSLVLRGAGMGIIVIPGMAAVYGSVEKGQVPAAAGAVNVLNRLGGALGTAVLTLILRQAQAGHPGHPGAAFGATFWWVLALSALSIAPALLYPGSARTAD
- a CDS encoding MFS transporter, producing MQEPSTRRRKQLALLTLCVAMFMAMLDNVVVNVALPRIGQDLDSGISGLQWVAEGYSLVYAALVLTGGALGDRHGRTRMFVLGLGLFTVGSAVAALAGTIGVLVTGRMVQGVGAALLTPGSLTLLGHVFTDERERARAIGIWSGVSALGLSIGPVIGGPMVEHLGWSSVFWINVPIGVAGVLLAAKVLPQIPSRARRIDFGGFALSAAGLGLLVYALIEGPSRGWTDPRVIGGGALAVVLLVVFLLLELRLAEPMLELRLFRDGVLRGALFSAFMVSFGMFGALFFLPLMMQGVLGWSPSGAAYGGLPMTAMLVVAGPLSGRLAARYGPRLPMVLGLALCAAGLGGLSLYGEHARYLEYLWTLFTLGFGMGLTFTPISIAVLHRVAPAQTGMASATINTLRELGGVLGIAVLGAVLTNRLTEQLTAALHRLGVPAEAVGTIADAPTGAAHGGGAAAGAMPTPVQQAVDGAFVDGIHLALRCGSVALAVTAVLVAVLLGRARPLAPAASGEPQQEELAGGRFA
- the pip gene encoding prolyl aminopeptidase, producing the protein MEELPVSKQPYHHDEPYAQGLLDVGDGQRIHWNTSGDPAGKPAVVVHGGPGSGHNPGSRRYFDPQRYRVVQYDQRGCGRSLPHAADPSTGLEHNTTAHLVADLERLREHLGIDKWLLYGGSWGSTLILAYAQAHPERVSAIVICGVTMTRPEETEWLYQGVGRFLPGPWEEFRDFLPAADWDGDVSGLLAAYSRQLNSPEESVRRAAARAWATWEDAVISHEVLGKPNAYSDRPADALMAFTRITAHYFSHQAFLEDGQLLRDAGRLAGIPGELIHGRLDLGGPLDTAWQLAKAWPDARLTVIDEAGHTGSPKMTEALLAAVERFA